From Carboxydothermus pertinax:
AGCTTTATCAGCCTACTTGAACAATACAACGTTACACAAAGTATGTCAAGAGCAGGAAATCCCCGGGACAATGCCGTTATGGAAAGTTTTTTGGCTGGTTTAAACATATCTTAAAATATGATTTTAATTATTATTATGCCGATGATTTACGTAAAACTATAGAAAAAGCTATTGATTTTTA
This genomic window contains:
- a CDS encoding IS3 family transposase, with amino-acid sequence MQRYTKYVKSRKSPGQCRYGKFFGWFKHILKYDFNYYYADDLRKTIEKAIDFYNKERPSFALNYKTPVQYRIEQGFI